From the Chiroxiphia lanceolata isolate bChiLan1 chromosome 13, bChiLan1.pri, whole genome shotgun sequence genome, one window contains:
- the PSKH1 gene encoding serine/threonine-protein kinase H1 isoform X2, which yields MGCGTSKVLPEPPKDVQLDLVKKVEPYTGHSDIYKHFIRDDCGAVIKAGSPSPPHHANPYPGNALPAHQPEPRKNKVAKYRAKFDPRVTAKYDIKALIGRGSFSRVVRVEHKATKQPYAIKMIETKYREGREVCESELSVLRRVRHTNIIQLIEVFETQDRVYMVMELATGGELFDRIIAKGSFTERDATRVLQMVLDGVRYLHTLGITHRDLKPENLLYYHPGTDSKIMITDFGLASARKKGDDCLMKTTCGTPEYIAPEILVRKPYTNSVDMWALGVISYILLSGTMPFEDDNRTRLYRQILKGKYSYSGEEIKSCVYKRPGELRNVLLRFLRL from the coding sequence ATGGGCTGTGGGACAAGCAAAGTGCTTCCCGAGCCCCCCAAAGATGTGCAGCTGGACCTGGTTAAAAAAGTTGAACCCTACACAGGCCACAGTGACATATACAAGCACTTCATCAGGGATGACTGCGGGGCTGTCATCAAGGCTGGCTCCCCCTCGCCTCCTCACCACGCCAACCCGTATCCCGGGAATGCCCTGCCCGCCCACCAGCCCGAGCCCCGCAAGAACAAAGTGGCCAAATACCGCGCCAAGTTCGACCCCAGAGTGACGGCCAAGTACGACATCAAGGCCCTGATCGGGAGGGGCAGCTTCAGCCGCGTGGTGCGGGTGGAGCACAAGGCCACCAAGCAGCCCTACGCCATCAAGATGATCGAGACCAAGTACcgggagggcagggaggtgtGCGAGTCGGAGCTCAGCGTCCTGCGCAGGGTCCGGCACACCAACATCATCCAGCTCATCGAGGTGTTCGAGACCCAGGACCGCGTGTACATGGTCATGGAGCTGGCGACGGGCGGGGAGCTCTTCGACAGGATCATCGCCAAGGGCTCCTTCACCGAGAGGGACGCCACGCGCGTGCTGCAGATGGTGCTGGATGGCGTCAGGTACCTGCACACGCTGGGCATCACCCACCGGGACCTCAAGCCGGAGAACCTGCTGTACTACCACCCGGGCACGGACTCCAAAATCATGATCACGGACTTCGGGCTGGCGAGCGCTCGGAAGAAGGGGGACGACTGCCTGATGAAAACCACGTGCGGCACCCCGGAGTACATCGCCCCCGAGATCCTGGTCAGGAAGCCCTACACGAACTCCGTGGACATGTGGGCGCTGGGTGTGATCTCGTACATCCTGCTCAGCGGGACGATGCCCTTCGAGGACGACAACCGCACCCGCCTGTACCGGCAGATCCTGAAGGGAAAGTACAGCTACTCAGGCGAG